The genomic stretch TGAGCGCGGCCGCCTTGCTGATGCGAAATCCCACCCCCTCCAGCCAGGAGGTGAAGCAAGCGCTCGACGGCAACCTTTGCCGGTGCGGTTCGCACAACCGCATGGTGCGGGCGGTGCTGCGCGCGGCAGACGAAATGGCGGCGAGATGAGCCCGCAAACGCCCTCGCAGCCGCCGGCCCAATTGCCCGTAAGTCTTGCGGCAAACCCGAAACTGTCGTCCTGGCTGAAATTCTCGGCGCAGGGCCAAGTCACTGTCACGCCCGGCAAGGTCGAAATCGGGCAAGGCATCGTCACCGCGCTGGCGCAGATCGCCGCCGACGAACTCGATGTCGATATTTCGCGTCTGCAGATGGTCCGCGCGTCGACCGCCACCAGTCCCAACGAGGGCGTCACGTCGGGCAGCCTCTCGGTTCAGCAATCGGGGCGCGCGCTGCGACACGTCTGCGCCGAGGTTCGCCAGATCTTTCTCGAACTGGCGTCAGAACGGCTGGGTGTGGAGATCGACACGCTCGCTATCGAGGACGGCACCATCTCGGGACCCGGCAATGTCAGGACCAGCTATTGGGAGCTTGCCGGTGACATCAGGCTCGATCGCGACGCGACGCCTGGCGCGACGGCCAAACTGGCAACGCGACGCGCGCTGGCCGGAAATTCGGTCCAGCGTATCGATATTCCCGACAAGGTGTTCGCGCGGCCGCGTTTCATCCACGACTGCGCGCTGCCGGGAATATTGCACGGCCGCGTGCTACGGCCGGTGAATTCGCGCGCGAAACTCGCCGACCTGAAAGAAGATGGCGCTCGCGCGATTGCCGGTCTCGTCGCGGTCGTGCGCGACGGCAGTTTCGCAGGCGTCGTCAGCGAGACCGAGCATGGCGCGGAGGCGGCGCTCGCCGGCTTGGGCAAGGGCGCAACATGGTCTGACGGCGAGCCATTGCCTGACGAAAGCGACCTCTCGGCATTCCTGAAAGCCCAGCCGTCCGAGCTGACCATCATCGACGACAGAACGCCGCCAGCCGCTCCTGCAAAGACGCGCACCATCCGGCGGCAATATAGCCGGCCCTACATAGCTCACGCTTCGATTGCGCCATCTTGCGCAATGGCGCAGTGGAACGGCGACCGCGTTCATGTCTGGACCCATAGCCAGGGCGTCTATCTCTTGCGCGCCGATCTGGCGCTGGTGCTGAGACTGCCGGTCGAGAATATCACCGTCGAACATATGGAAGGCGCCGGCTGCTACGGGCATAACGCCGCCGACGACGTCGCGCTCGACGCCGTGCTGCTGGCGAAAGCCACGGGTGGCCGGCCGGTACGGGTGATGTGGTCACGCGAGCACGAGATGTCACACGCGCCATTCGGTGCCGCGATGGCGATCGAGATCGAGGCCGGTCTCGATGCCGAGGACGAAATCGTGGACTGGCGACATTCGGTCTGGAGCAACGGCCATGCCGCGAGGCCGGGACGCGCGGCGCAGCCTGCCTTGCTTGCGGCCTTCGAACTGGAAAATCCGTTCCCCCGCATGATCTCGAGCAATCCGCCACAGGCGAATGGCGGCGGCGCTGATCGCAATTCGGTTCCGCTGTATGATTTCCCGTCGTGGAATATCGAGAGCCACCGCCTGAAGACCATGCCGGTCCGCACTTCCGCGCTACGCACGCTCGGCGCACAGGGCAATGTGTTTGCGATCGAATCCTTTCTCGACGAGATCGCGGCCGAGCGCCATGAAGATCCGGTCGCGTTCCGGCTCCGCCACCTCCGCGACGAGCGCGCAAAGGACGTGATCCGCGCGGCCGCGAAGCGCGCGAAGTGGAGACCGGACAAGCAAGCCGGCATAGGTTACGGCATCGGCTTTGCCCGCTACAAGAACACCGGCGCCTATTGCGCGGCGGTGGCCGAGATC from Bradyrhizobium sp. Ash2021 encodes the following:
- a CDS encoding molybdopterin cofactor-binding domain-containing protein, with the protein product MSPQTPSQPPAQLPVSLAANPKLSSWLKFSAQGQVTVTPGKVEIGQGIVTALAQIAADELDVDISRLQMVRASTATSPNEGVTSGSLSVQQSGRALRHVCAEVRQIFLELASERLGVEIDTLAIEDGTISGPGNVRTSYWELAGDIRLDRDATPGATAKLATRRALAGNSVQRIDIPDKVFARPRFIHDCALPGILHGRVLRPVNSRAKLADLKEDGARAIAGLVAVVRDGSFAGVVSETEHGAEAALAGLGKGATWSDGEPLPDESDLSAFLKAQPSELTIIDDRTPPAAPAKTRTIRRQYSRPYIAHASIAPSCAMAQWNGDRVHVWTHSQGVYLLRADLALVLRLPVENITVEHMEGAGCYGHNAADDVALDAVLLAKATGGRPVRVMWSREHEMSHAPFGAAMAIEIEAGLDAEDEIVDWRHSVWSNGHAARPGRAAQPALLAAFELENPFPRMISSNPPQANGGGADRNSVPLYDFPSWNIESHRLKTMPVRTSALRTLGAQGNVFAIESFLDEIAAERHEDPVAFRLRHLRDERAKDVIRAAAKRAKWRPDKQAGIGYGIGFARYKNTGAYCAAVAEIEGEKDIRVRKLTLAVDVGEAINPDGVINQIEGGAIQATSWVLKERVRFDRQRITSTNWTDYPILRFSEVPEVEIEVIQRVELDPVGAGEAAHGPVTAAIANAVFDCLGVRVRDLPITRDSLIAAMELGS